In Eschrichtius robustus isolate mEscRob2 chromosome 11, mEscRob2.pri, whole genome shotgun sequence, the following proteins share a genomic window:
- the TMEM218 gene encoding transmembrane protein 218 — protein sequence MAGTVLGVGAGVFILALLWVSVLLLCLLLSRASGIARFSVIFVFLGALIITAVLLLFPRASEFPAPEAEMKIVDAFFIGRYVLLAFLTLVFLGSLFLVLIHHILEPICAKPLRSY from the exons ATGGCTGGCACCGTGCTGGGCGTGGGGGCCGGCGTCTTCATCCTCGCCCTGCTCTGGGTGTCAGTGCTGCTGCTGTGTCTGCTGCTGTCCAGAGCCTCAGGTATAGCTAG GTTCTCCGTCATTTTCGTGTTCCTCGGTGCTCTGATCATCACAGCAGTGCTGTTGCTGTTCCCCCGAGCCAGTGAATTCCCCGCCCCTGAGGCCGAGATGAAG ATTGTAGATGCCTTTTTCATTGGCCGCTATGTCCTGCTGGCTTTCCTCACTCTCGTCTTCCTTGGGAGCCTTTTCTTGGTTCTAATCCATCACATCCTGGAGCCAATCTGTGCCAAACCACTGCGGTCCTACTGA
- the SLC37A2 gene encoding glucose-6-phosphate exchanger SLC37A2 isoform X2, whose product MRSSLAPGVWFLRAFSRDSWYRGFILLITFLIYTCYHMSRKPISVVKSRLHRNCSGMIRPINDTHSLNDTTWCNWAPFDQSNYKELLGAVDNAFLVAYAVGMFISGIFGERLPLRYYLTAGMLLSGLFTSLLGLGYFWNIHALWYFVLIQICNGLVQTTGWPSVVTCVGNWFGKGKRGLIMGIWNSHTSVGNILGSLIAGIWVDEQWGLSFVVPGVITAIMGLITFFFFIEYPEDVGCSPPQHHGGLEENVDDAEDPGSGPHSNRENGLESAVTSSKEPSAQPAAISFFGALWIPGVVEFSLCLLFAKLVSYTFLYWLPLYIFNVVHFSAKESGDLSTLFDVGGIVGGILAGLISDYTNGRATTCCVMLILAAPMMFLYNYVGQSGISISIVMLLICGALVNGPYALITTAVSADLGTHKSLKGNAKALSTVTAIIDGTGSIGAALGPLLAGLISPTGWNNVFYMLITADILACLLLCRLVYKEILAWKASLSRDRGYREM is encoded by the exons GTACCGAGGCTTCATCCTGCTGATTACCTTCTTAATCTACACCTGTTATCACATGTCCAGGAAGCCCATCAGTGTCGTCAAG AGCCGTCTGCACCGCAACTGCTCAGGGATGATCCGGCCCATCAACGACACCCACAGCCTCAACGACACCACGTGGTGCAACTGGGCCCCATTTG ATCAGAGCAACTACAAGGAGCTCCTGGGGGCAGTGGACAACGCCTTCCTCGTGGCCTACGCCGTCGGTATGTTTATCAG TGGCATTTTTGGGGAGCGGCTCCCCCTCCGTTACTACCTTACAGCCGGAATGCTGCTCAGCGGCCTTTTCACCTCACTCCTTGGCCTGGGGTATTTCTGGAACATCCACGCGCTCTGGTACTTTGTTCTTATCCAG aTCTGCAACGGACTCGTCCAGACCACGGGCTGGCCCTCCGTGGTGACCTGCGTGGGCAACTGGTTCGGGAAGGGGAA gcgGGGGCTCATCATGGGCATCTGGAATTCCCACACATCCGTGGGCAACATCCTGGGCTCCCTGATCGCCGGCATCTGGGTGGATGAGCAGTGGGGCCTGTCCTTTGTGGTGCCCGGCGTCATCACCGCCATCATGGGCCTCAtcaccttcttcttcttcattgAAT ACCCAGAAGACGTGGGCTGCTCCCCACCTCAGCACCAT GGTGGGCTGGAAGAGAACGTGGACGACGCtgaggaccctggcagtgggccCCACTCTAACAGAGAGAACGGCCTGGAGTCTGCTGTCACCTCCTCCAAGGAGCCAAGCGCTCAGCCCGCTGCCATCAGCTTCTTTGGGGCGCTCTGGATCCCG GGTGTGGTCGAGTTCTCCTTGTGTCTGCTCTTTGCCAAGCTGGTCAGTTACACCTTCCTCTACTGGCTGCCCCTCTACATCTTCAATGTGG TTCACTTTAGTGCCAAGGAGTCTGGGGACCTGTCCACGCTCTTCGATGTTGGTGGCATCGTAG GCGGCATCCTGGCGGGGCTCATCTCTGACTACACCAATGGCAGGGCCACCACCTGCTGCGTCATGCTGATCTTGGCTGCCCCCATG ATGTTTCTGTACAACTACGTTGGCCAGAGCGGGATCAGTATCTCCATAG TAATGCTGCTTATCTGTGGAGCCCTGGTCAACGGCCCTTATGCCCTCATCACCACTGCTGTCTCGGCTGACCTG GGCACGCACAAGAGCCTGAAGGGCAACGCGAAGGCGCTCTCCACCGTCACGGCCATCATCGACGGCACTGGATCCATAG GTGCGGCTCTGGGGCCTCTGCTGGCCGGGCTCATTTCCCCCACAGGCTGGAACAACGTCTTCTACATGCTCATCACTGCCGACATCCTGGCCTGCTTG CTCCTCTGCCGGCTGGTGTACAAAGAGATCCTGGCCTGGAAGGCATCCCTGAGTAGAGACAGAGG GTATAGAGAAATGTGA
- the SLC37A2 gene encoding glucose-6-phosphate exchanger SLC37A2 isoform X1, protein MRSSLAPGVWFLRAFSRDSWYRGFILLITFLIYTCYHMSRKPISVVKSRLHRNCSGMIRPINDTHSLNDTTWCNWAPFDQSNYKELLGAVDNAFLVAYAVGMFISGIFGERLPLRYYLTAGMLLSGLFTSLLGLGYFWNIHALWYFVLIQICNGLVQTTGWPSVVTCVGNWFGKGKRGLIMGIWNSHTSVGNILGSLIAGIWVDEQWGLSFVVPGVITAIMGLITFFFFIEYPEDVGCSPPQHHGGLEENVDDAEDPGSGPHSNRENGLESAVTSSKEPSAQPAAISFFGALWIPGVVEFSLCLLFAKLVSYTFLYWLPLYIFNVVHFSAKESGDLSTLFDVGGIVGGILAGLISDYTNGRATTCCVMLILAAPMMFLYNYVGQSGISISIVMLLICGALVNGPYALITTAVSADLGTHKSLKGNAKALSTVTAIIDGTGSIGAALGPLLAGLISPTGWNNVFYMLITADILACLLLCRLVYKEILAWKASLSRDRGSSVALTHAR, encoded by the exons GTACCGAGGCTTCATCCTGCTGATTACCTTCTTAATCTACACCTGTTATCACATGTCCAGGAAGCCCATCAGTGTCGTCAAG AGCCGTCTGCACCGCAACTGCTCAGGGATGATCCGGCCCATCAACGACACCCACAGCCTCAACGACACCACGTGGTGCAACTGGGCCCCATTTG ATCAGAGCAACTACAAGGAGCTCCTGGGGGCAGTGGACAACGCCTTCCTCGTGGCCTACGCCGTCGGTATGTTTATCAG TGGCATTTTTGGGGAGCGGCTCCCCCTCCGTTACTACCTTACAGCCGGAATGCTGCTCAGCGGCCTTTTCACCTCACTCCTTGGCCTGGGGTATTTCTGGAACATCCACGCGCTCTGGTACTTTGTTCTTATCCAG aTCTGCAACGGACTCGTCCAGACCACGGGCTGGCCCTCCGTGGTGACCTGCGTGGGCAACTGGTTCGGGAAGGGGAA gcgGGGGCTCATCATGGGCATCTGGAATTCCCACACATCCGTGGGCAACATCCTGGGCTCCCTGATCGCCGGCATCTGGGTGGATGAGCAGTGGGGCCTGTCCTTTGTGGTGCCCGGCGTCATCACCGCCATCATGGGCCTCAtcaccttcttcttcttcattgAAT ACCCAGAAGACGTGGGCTGCTCCCCACCTCAGCACCAT GGTGGGCTGGAAGAGAACGTGGACGACGCtgaggaccctggcagtgggccCCACTCTAACAGAGAGAACGGCCTGGAGTCTGCTGTCACCTCCTCCAAGGAGCCAAGCGCTCAGCCCGCTGCCATCAGCTTCTTTGGGGCGCTCTGGATCCCG GGTGTGGTCGAGTTCTCCTTGTGTCTGCTCTTTGCCAAGCTGGTCAGTTACACCTTCCTCTACTGGCTGCCCCTCTACATCTTCAATGTGG TTCACTTTAGTGCCAAGGAGTCTGGGGACCTGTCCACGCTCTTCGATGTTGGTGGCATCGTAG GCGGCATCCTGGCGGGGCTCATCTCTGACTACACCAATGGCAGGGCCACCACCTGCTGCGTCATGCTGATCTTGGCTGCCCCCATG ATGTTTCTGTACAACTACGTTGGCCAGAGCGGGATCAGTATCTCCATAG TAATGCTGCTTATCTGTGGAGCCCTGGTCAACGGCCCTTATGCCCTCATCACCACTGCTGTCTCGGCTGACCTG GGCACGCACAAGAGCCTGAAGGGCAACGCGAAGGCGCTCTCCACCGTCACGGCCATCATCGACGGCACTGGATCCATAG GTGCGGCTCTGGGGCCTCTGCTGGCCGGGCTCATTTCCCCCACAGGCTGGAACAACGTCTTCTACATGCTCATCACTGCCGACATCCTGGCCTGCTTG CTCCTCTGCCGGCTGGTGTACAAAGAGATCCTGGCCTGGAAGGCATCCCTGAGTAGAGACAGAGG CTCTAGTGTGGCCCTAACCCACGCGCGGTAG